A stretch of DNA from Halioglobus japonicus:
CCTGGACATGCTCGGCTTTGGCTACAGTGATAAGCCGCAACAGCCTTACAGCATATTCACCCAGGCCGATATCTACTGCACTTTGCTGGCCCAACTTGAGGGAAGCAGCTGCCACGTACTGGCCCACGACTACGGTGACACGGTGGCGCAGGAACTGTTGGCGCGTCAGAACGATGGCTCACTGGCGTTCCAGATGAAAACACTCAATCTCCTTAACGGTGGTTTGTTTCCCGAGACCCATCATGCGGTGTTCATGCAAAAGGTATTGGTAAGCCCGCTGGGTGGGCTGCTGGTCAAGTTCATGAAGCGCGGCACACTTGCCAAGAATCTCACCAAAGTATTTGGTCCAAACACACCTCCCAGCGAGCAGGAGATCGACGAGTTCTGGGAGATGATGCAGTACAAGGACGGCCACAAGGTCATGCACCGGTTAATTCATTATATGACCGAGCGCCGCGCCAATCGAGAGCGTTGGGTAGGGGCACTGCAGCAGGCAACTATCCCGATACGACTGACCGACGGCGTGCTGGATCCTGTCTCCGGCGGGCATCTTGTGGACCGTTACGAGGCACTGATTCCAAACCCCGACACGGTGCGCCTCCCTAATGTGGGACACTACCCGCAGGTTGAGGCGCCTGAGGAGGTGCTGCAGGCAGTGCTGGAGATGATTGACGCTAATCGATAACGATATTTGTCGTGATCTACGGAGCACGCTAGTGTCTGCCACTACATCAGCGTGAATAGCTATTGCCTGACTTTGGGCAAGAGGACACAACCTGTGAAGGTCCGCTTTCGTCCACAAAGCGGACATCGCTGGATTTCAACAAGGAAGTGAAACAATGCGGCTGTTATTCGGATTGGTTCTCACAATTCAGGTCTTGTTCTCTTCTTCTCTGCACGCTGAAGGGGAAGGCGAAGCGACTGTACCGATGAGTACGTATCTGCTTCATCAGCAGGTCCGCACTATAAGCATTCTCCATTACTTGCAACTCGGTTTAGATGACGAAGCTGCTAATCACATTGCAAGCTGGGAAGCGTACAGCACGAAGGACTTACACCAACTTGCTAAGCGTTACGACCTTGGTGATGAGCAAGTGAGGAAGATCTACTCGCACATCCGCATCATGGCCGTTCAGAACGAAAAGTTCCCAATAGAGCAATGGCAGGAGGACTCGGAACTGATGGAGATTTTCGAGTACGCGATTGAGCAAGATCCAGAGCACGCCCGACAGCTGCGGTGTAGTGATTGGAGTAAGCCCAAGTGGGTAGGAAACTATGGCTGTTCAGACTAAAGTGAGCGGCAGGTCTTGGCCCCAGAGCTGCCATTCACGTTGAAAAGGATTTTCGATGCATGTAACACAATTTTCTTTCCTCACCCGGATGGCAGGCTTCGATGAACCCTGCCATTGATAAGCTGAAAGACTATCTGGTCGAGCTTCAATCCACTGAGGCACTTGGCTCGATAGCCGACAGGGCTGAACACATAGGGTTAATCAATAGAATTGACACTGCTATTCAGCAATTAGAACTATGCGAGAGTTACGGCATAACGGGTGGCTCCAAGTTCTTTACGCTGCCAGGTACTGGTGATCCAAATTATGACAATTATGTCGTTGCACATGATTGTGAGTCACATAGGCCTGAGAATTGGGAGGAAGTTTTATTTGATGGAAGATCAATCAGACTTCAACAGGGCGACCTGGTCATCCAGAAATGACAGCTTTTGGCCCCAAGGATGACATGCACATGAAGCGCAAGCGTAAAGTGGACGCAGAGCGAGCCAGTGCTAAGCCCAGGTGGGCTGACAAGAGGAACCTTATACCTGTCTTGATATTTGTGGCTATTCTAGTACTGATGTTCATTATGGCTATGGGTGGTCACATAGGGACAGGAGCGGGAGTGTCGCGTGGTGCCACGTACTGAACAACGTCCGCTTATGGCCCCTTAGCTGCCCATGGGGAATGAGGT
This window harbors:
- a CDS encoding alpha/beta fold hydrolase, whose protein sequence is MNLHQWRDSGQYFEHAGHQIFYRVEGEGELLLLIHGYPTASWDWIKIWPELTSRFRCITLDMLGFGYSDKPQQPYSIFTQADIYCTLLAQLEGSSCHVLAHDYGDTVAQELLARQNDGSLAFQMKTLNLLNGGLFPETHHAVFMQKVLVSPLGGLLVKFMKRGTLAKNLTKVFGPNTPPSEQEIDEFWEMMQYKDGHKVMHRLIHYMTERRANRERWVGALQQATIPIRLTDGVLDPVSGGHLVDRYEALIPNPDTVRLPNVGHYPQVEAPEEVLQAVLEMIDANR